One stretch of Mobula birostris isolate sMobBir1 chromosome 23, sMobBir1.hap1, whole genome shotgun sequence DNA includes these proteins:
- the LOC140186604 gene encoding transmembrane protein 60-like, which yields MRMSLAQRVLMTWLFTLLFLIVLVLKLDDKAPWNWFLIFIPLWIFDAILLIMLIVKIIGRCKSGYDRNGTNLKKEVWYLCAMLLKLGFQLAVCARLEQFAQMKLSFIFIPLWLLIIGAIVDLGYNTYSMRQD from the coding sequence ATGAGAATGTCATTGGCGCAGAGGGTTCTGATGACCTGGCTCTTCACCCTGCTTTTCCTAATTGTGTTGGTGCTGAAACTGGACGATAAAGCTCCTTGGAACTGGTTCCTCATCTTCATTCCGCTCTGGATTTTTGATGCTATTCTCTTAATCATGTTAATTGTAAAGATAATAGGAAGATGTAAATCTGGCTACGATAGGAATGGTACCAACCTCAAGAAGGAGGTTTGGTACTTATGTGCTATGCTGCTTAAATTAGGCTTTCAACTGGCGGTGTGCGCAAGATTGGAGCAATTTGCACAAATGAAGCTCAGTTTTATTTTTATACCCCTTTGGCTGTTAATAATTGGAGCGATTGTTGATTTAGGGTACAATACTTATTCTATGAGGCAAGATTGA